In Opisthocomus hoazin isolate bOpiHoa1 chromosome 17, bOpiHoa1.hap1, whole genome shotgun sequence, one DNA window encodes the following:
- the SRSF4 gene encoding serine/arginine-rich splicing factor 4, with amino-acid sequence MPRVYIGRLSYQARERDVERFFKGYGKILEVDLKNGYGFVEFDDLRDADDAVYELNGKDLCGERVIVEHARGPRRDSTYGSGRSGYGYRRSGRDKYGPPTRTEYRLIVENLSSRCSWQDLKDYMRQAGEVTYADAHKGRKNEGVIEFKSYSDMKRALEKLDGTEVNGRKIRLVEDRPGSRRRRSYSRSRSHSRSRSRSRHSHKSRSRSASSSRSKSRSRSRSVSRSRSKSRSRSKSRSRGQKEKSRTPSKEDKSRSRSRSAEKSRNKSKDKSEGTLHNSDEKAKSRSHSQEKSRSRSGSKDRGEPRESMRSRSKEKSRSKDREKSINKARSRSKSRDESRSRSHSKDKRKSRKRSRDDSRSRSRSRSKSEKSKRRSKRDSKPSSKKKRKDSRERSRSASKEKEHLKSDSDKKEAKSEGEDAAARQGSRSRSRSISKSKPNVKSDSRSRSKSVSKPRSRSKSRSRSASRSRSRSRSRSLSRS; translated from the exons GTACGGCTTTGTGGAGTTTGACGATCTGCGAGATGCAGACGATGCTGTGTATGAGCTAAATGGTAAAGATCTCTGTGGGGAGAGAGTGATCGTTGAGCATGCCAGAGGCCCACGTCGTGACAGCACTTACGGTTCTGGACGCA GTGGATATGGTTATAGAAGAAGCGGAAGAGATAAGTACGGTCCTCCTACCCGTACAGAATACAGATTGATTGTGGAAAATTTGTCAAGCCGCTGCAGTTGGCAAGATCTGAAG GATTATATGCGTCAGGCAGGGGAAGTGACATATGCAGATGcacacaaaggaaggaaaaatgaaggTGTGATTGAGTTCAAATCCTATTCTGACATGAAAAGAGCCCTTGAAAAGCTGGACGGGACAGAAGTAAATGGCAGAAAGATTAGATTAGTGGAAGACAGACCTGGATCGAGACGGCGCCGCTCTTACTCCAGAAGCCGAAGCCATTCGAG GTCTCGCTCTCGAAGCAGACATTCTCATAAGAGCAGGAGCCGCAGTGCCAGTAGTAGTCGCTCCAAGAGTAGATCAAGATCCAG GTCTGTGTCCCGTTCCAGAAGCAAGAGCCGTAGTCGAAGCAAGAGCCGTAGCAGAGgccaaaaagagaaaagcaggactCCAAGTAAAGAGGATAAAAGTAGGAGCCGCAGCAGGAGTGCAGAGAAGTCCCGAAACAAAAGTAAAGATAAATCTGAGGGCACTCTCCATAACAGTGATgagaaagcaaagagcaggagcCACAGCCAGGAAAAGAGTAGGAGCAGGAGTGGGAGTAAGGACAGGGGGGAGCCGAGGGAGAGCATGAGGAGTAGGAGCAAGGAGAAGAGTAGAAGCAAAGACAGGGAGAAGAGCATTAACAAGGCTAGAAGCAGGAGCAAGAGCAGGGATGAGAGTAGGAGCAGAAGCCACAGTAAGGATAAAAGGAAAAGTAGGAAGAGAAGCAGGGATGACAGCAGGAGTAGAAGCAGGAGCCGCAGCAAGAGTGAGAAAAGCAAGAGGCGCAGCAAGCGAGACAGCAAACCAAGtagcaagaagaaaaggaaggacagCCGCGAGCGGTCCAGGTCAGCCTCCAAAGAAAAGGAGCATCTAAAATCAGATTCTGACAAAAAGGAGGCAAAAAGTGAGGGTGAGGATGCAGCCGCACGTCAGGGGTCTCGCTCCAGATCTAGATCTATTTCCAAGTCAAAACCAAATGTTAAATCAGATTCTCGTTCCAGGTCTAAATCCGTTTCCAAGCCTAGGTCCCGGTCCAAGTCTAGATCTAGGTCTGCCTCTAGGTCACGCTCCCGATCACGGTCAAGGTCTCTCTCCAGATCCTAA